One Salvia splendens isolate huo1 chromosome 22, SspV2, whole genome shotgun sequence DNA segment encodes these proteins:
- the LOC121787949 gene encoding tricyclene synthase 0e23, chloroplastic-like yields MSSLVMNTPLPKHYSCISPTQRPLAAATIRRRTSVQCTTKFLANPRGASTLQDYHFDDPINDNIFKGYFASEYEKKLEKIRDLLVKSRGEEEDDPIGSLVFVDTIQRLGVAGHYRKEIETIMQKHYLKLGDVDFCGFQSSLLDMSLSFRLLRQTGYHVSADVFNNFKGQDGKFRDELKQDVWGLLELFEATHLSFEGENILNEAQHFSSKQLLKHLAENTNYDVVKMRFKHPFHKSIARLNFQRDVRGIDKSITTLTELSEMDFLRGKYVHRDELRQLSKWWKDLGLTRELKLARNEPIKWYTWSMAMLIDDISLSSQRLQLSKSIAFIYLIDDIFDLYGTLDELTVFTEAVQKWDYDAMNTLPDYMKSCYKALLDTTNEIGWTICEKHGYNPINSLKQTWASLCKAFLVEAKWFASDNLPNANEYLANGKVSSGVHVVLVHLFFLLGHSAANLYDISNLISSVAAILRLWDDLGTAEDEHQNGADGSYIQCYMNDRPGVSYQQTREHVADMMEREWKQLNKESFNHSTRPIQEAALNLARMVPLMYSYDDNQRLPVLAEYINLMLLSPASLEPDRQNKINSFEFSL; encoded by the exons ATGTCTAGTTTAGTGATGAACACACCTCTTCCTAAACACTATTCTTGCATATCTCCGACGCAGCGGCCGTTGGCAGCCGCCACTATTCGGAGGAGAACCTCCGTGCAATGCACCACCAAGTTTCTCGCTAACCCTAGAGGAGCTTCTACACTTCAAGACTACCACTTTGATGATCCCATTAATGACAACATTTTCAAG GGTTATTTTGCAAGTGAGTATGAAAAGAAATTGGAGAAGATTAGGGATTTATTAGTGAAGTCTAggggggaagaagaagatgatccaATCGGGAGCTTGGTATTTGTGGACACGATCCAACGGCTAGGCGTGGCCGGTCATTACCGGAAGGAGATTGAAACAATAATGCAGAAGCATTATTTGAAATTAGGAGATGTTGATTTTTGTGGATTCCAATCATCTCTCCTTGATATGTCCCTTTCATTTCGACTGTTGAGGCAAACAGGATACCATGTGTCGGCAG ATGTGTTCAACAATTTCAAGGGACAGGATGGGAAATTCAGAGATGAACTAAAGCAAGATGTTTGGGGATTGCTTGAATTGTTcgaggctacacatttgagtttTGAAGGAGAAAACATACTCAATGAGGCACAACATTTTAGCAGCAAACAACTGCTTAAACACTTGGCTGAAAACACAAATTATGATGTTGTGAAGATGAGATTTAAGCACCCTTTCCACAAAAGCATTGCAAGGTTGAACTTCCAAAGAGACGTTAGAGGCATCGATAAATCGATAACAACGTTAACAGAGCTGTCGGAAATGGATTTTCTCCGGGGGAAATATGTCCATAGAGATGAACTGCGCCAACTTTCCAA GTGGTGGAAAGATTTAGGACTGACAAGAGAGCTAAAGCTGGCAAGAAATGAACCAATTAAATGGTACACATGGTCCATGGCAATGCTCATTGATGATATCAGCCTCTCTTCACAGAGGCTGCAGCTCTCCAAATCCAttgcttttatttatttgattgatgATATTTTTGATCTTTATGGGACCTTAGATGAATTGACAGTCTTTACAGAAGCAGTTCAAAA ATGGGACTATGATGCGATGAATACGCTGCCGGACTACATGAAGTCGTGTTACAAGGCACTGCTTGATACCACGAACGAGATTGGATGGACTATTTGTGAAAAGCATGGATACAATCCTATCAACTCTCTAAAACAAACT TGGGCAAGTTTGTGTAAAGCATTTCTAGTGGAAGCAAAATGGTTTGCCTCAGATAATTTGCCAAATGCAAATGAGTATTTAGCCAATGGAAAGGTGAGCTCAGGGGTGCATGTGGTGCTTGTCCACTTGTTCTTTCTTTTAGGTCACAGTGCAGCCAATTTGTATGATATATCCAATCTCATTTCATCGGTCGCTGCAATTCTTCGCCTTTGGGACGACTTAGGGACTGCTGAG GATGAGCATCAGAATGGTGCTGATGGATCGTATATACAGTGCTATATGAATGATCGACCGGGGGTATCATATCAGCAGACACGAGAGCACGTTGCAGATATGATGGAAAGAGAATGGAAACAGCTCAACAAGGAGAGCTTCAATCACTCAACACGGCCCATTCAAGAAGCTGCTCTTAATCTTGCAAGAATGGTGCCGCTCATGTATAGTTATGACGACAATCAACGCCTTCCGGTGCTTGCAGAATACATAAATCTCATGTTGCTAAGTCCAGCTTCACTGGAGCCTGACAGACAAAATAAGATCAACTCATTTGAGTTCTCTCTTTAG
- the LOC121787951 gene encoding queuine tRNA-ribosyltransferase catalytic subunit 1-like: MALRFEILGKFNRARAARLTLPHFVCQTPLFMPVGTQGTIKGLTTSQLEDIGCQIILGNTYHLALRPTSELIDELGGLHKFMNWPRGLLTDSGGFQMVSLLHLADITEQGVTFQSPVDGKPMLLTPEESIQIQNRIGADIIMALDDVVKTTITGPRIEEAMYRTLRWIDRCIAAHERPHDQNLFGIVQGGLDPVLRDICVKGLVDRNLPGYAIGGLAGGEDKDSFWRVVAQCTAALPEDKPRYVMGVGYPLDIVVCSALGADMYDCVYPTRTARFGTALVPGGVLKLKHQAMADDTQPIDPTCECMVCKTYSRAYIHCLVTKDAMGSQLLSYHNLFYMLKLSRDLHSSIVNGQFPEFVCNFLQKMFPKGDVPQWVCNAMEVAGIDITSCCSPFPLSLIDSQAGSVKYSRKNSIKLVHAKDQ; the protein is encoded by the exons ATGGCTCTTCGTTTTGAG ATTCTTGGGAAGTTCAATCGTGCTCGGGCAGCTCGACTTACACTACCTCACTTTGTGTGCCAGACGCCTTTATTTATGCCTGTGGGTACACAAG GTACAATAAAAGGTTTGACGACCAGTCAGCTTGAGGACATTGGATGCCAAATAATTCTTGGAAACACATATCACTTGGCCCTCCGTCCCACTTCTGAGCTCATTGATGAGTTGGGAGGGCTCCATAAATTTATGAATTGGCCTAGGGGGTTGCTTACTGACTCAGGTGGCTTTCAAATG GTCTCCTTATTGCATTTGGCTGACATTACAGAACAGGGTGTCACCTTTCAG TCACCGGTTGATGGGAAACCCATGTTACTCACTCCAGAAGAGTCAATACAGATACAA AATCGAATAGGAGCTGATATTATTATGGCTCTTGACGATGTTGTGAAAACCACTATTACAGGTCCTCGGATTGAAGAGGCAATGTACCGTACCCTTCGTTGGATAGATAGGTGCATTGCAG CACACGAGAGACCCCATGATCAGAATTTATTCGGAATTGTGCAAGGTGGCTTGGATCCAGTTTTAAG GGATATATGTGTCAAAGGCTTGGTAGACCGTAATTTACCTGG CTATGCGATTGGCGGTCTTGCTGGAGGCGAAGATAAAGATTCATTTTGGCGTGTTGTAGCCCAGTGTACAGCTGCATTGCCCGAGGATAAACCGCGCTATGTTATG GGTGTTGGCTATCCTCTAGACATCGTAGTTTGCAGTGCATTAGGTGCTGACATGTATGATTGTGTCTACCCCACACGTACTGCTCGATTTGGAACAGCTCTTGTGCCCGGG GGGGTTTTAAAACTTAAACACCAAGCAATGGCTGATGATACTCAACCGATTGATCCAACATGTGAATGCATG GTATGTAAAACTTACTCGAGAGCATACATTCACTGCCTTGTCACTAAAGATGCAATGGGATCTCAGCTTCTTTCGTACCACAATTTATTTTACATGTTGAAG CTTAGCAGGGATTTGCACTCATCAATTGTCAATGGCCAGTTTCCAGA GTTTGTTTGCAACTTCCTCCAGAAAATG TTTCCGAAAGGAGACGTTCCTCAATGGGTTTGCAATGCTATGGAGGTAGCTGGTATCGACATAACGTCCTGCTGTAGCCCCTTCCCATTGTCGTTGATCGACTCTCAAGCGGGAAGTGTCAAGTATTCTAGGAAAAACTCAATTAAATTGGTACATGCCAAAGATCAATGA
- the LOC121787917 gene encoding uncharacterized protein LOC121787917 has translation MPPRRQAGRPRRYAQVPGNVPRRNQAGEAGAQPPPPPPPPPAVPERRVEETFLKQNPPVFNGLGNPAAAETWVRAIERIFDFLRCTDRERLSCVKFQLVESADFWWEARRKVMTREQLEHLTWEEFKNELYGKYIPKSYRKAKEVEFYSLKQGKMTVTEYDRLFCDMSRYAPELVDTDEKMAEKFCTGLRSEIRMALASHGGLSYVESLGRALDIEAAMPKERPTTHVTTAPPPPQQRSPREKRKWEGDRVPTDAKKPQFAPKPQQNRWYQTAPTPAAERGAQAPLCARCSKRHDGECKAGTGGCFHCGQKGHFARNCPSKATGTGGQRPQLRALQVEPRREKAMLPAPRPQRQLRPRLPPQARAFALQQKQARAEEGKREQGNLAGMGTLLNVPIALLFDTGASHSFISTSCVDTLNLPTDVMEHSMRVSSPVGGLIDITRTCSNIKFSMGNLNLVAHNLHVMWMWSVDIILGMDWLAENYATIRCKERQIALQYPGTEPVMFHGISMRKRKSIISALQATTMMRKGCPAYLVFLNEEEKKDKKIEDVAIVREYPDVFPEKLPGLPPNRQLEFSIDLEPGSAPISKAPYRMAPRELEELKMQLQELLDLGFIRPSLRMCIDYRELNKITLKNKYPLPRIDDLFDQLQGAGVFSKMDLRSGYHQLRVRQDDIPKTAFRTRYGHYEFTVMPFGLTNAPAVFMDLMNRVFHPYLDKFVLVFIDDVLIYSKNKKEHEEHLRTTLETLRAEKLYAKFSKCEF, from the exons atgcctcccaGAAGACAGGCAGGCAGACCAAGAAGGTACGCGCAAGTACCAGGGAATGTACCCCGGAGAAATCAAGCTGGGGAAGCAGGTGCACAAccgccacctcctccaccaccgcctcctgCAGTGCCGGAGAGGCGAGTGGAAGAAACATTTCTCAAACAGAACCCACCTGTGTTCAATGGTCTGGGGAATCCTGCTGCAGCAGAGACCTGGGTGCGTGCGATCGAGCGCATCTTTGATTTTCTTCGGTGCACCGACAGAGAGCGACTCTCATGTGTGAAGTTTCAGCTGGTTGAGTCCGCCGACTTCTGGTGGGAAGCTAGGCGAAAGGTTATGACTCGCGAACAGTTGGAGCACCTGACCTGGGAGGAGTTTAAGAATGAGCTGTACGGCAAGTACATCCCCAAGAGCTACCGCAAGGCCAAAGAGGTGGAGTTTTACAGTTTGAAACAGGGAAAGATGACAGTGACCGAGTACGATAGGTTATTCTGTGACATGTCACGCTATGCGCCTGAACTAGTAGACACGGACGAGAAAATGGCCGAAAAGTTTTGTACTGGCCTGAGATCGGAAATAAGAATGGCTCTGGCCAGTCATGGAGGTCTGTCTTATGTCGAGTCATTGGGCCGGGCCCTGgacattgaggcagctatgcccaaagagaggCCGACGACACATGTCACCACTGCTCCACCGCCGCCACAGCAGCGGTCCCCTCGAGAAAAGAGGAAATGGGAAGGAGACCGAGTCCCGACTGATGCTAAGAAACCACAGTTTGCCCCTAAGCCACAGCAGAACCGTTGGTACCAAACTGCCCCGACTCCAGCTGCGGAGCGCGGAGCCCAGGCACCTCTATGTGCGAGATGCTCGAAGAGACATGACGGCGAGTGTAAGGCCGGGACTGGTGGATGTTTCCACTGCGGGCAGAAGGGACATTTTGCCAGAAACTGCCCGAGCAAGGCGACTGGAACGGGAGGACAGCGTCCGCAACTACGGGCACTCCAGGTTGAACCAAGGAGAGAGAAGGCGATGCTCCCTGCACCACGTCCTCAGCGACAGCTACGCCCGAGACTTCCCCCACAGGCAAGAGCCTTCGCACTGCAGCAGAAGCAGGCCAGGGCCGAGGAAGGGAAACGGGAGCAAGgcaatttggcaggtatgggaactcTCCTCAACGTACCAATCGCCCTTTTGTTTGATACCGGTGCATCACACTCCTTTATATCAAcatcttgtgtggatactttgaacTTGCCTACGGACGTGATGGAACATAGTATGAGGGTGTCCTCACCCGTAGGAGGCCTGATAGATATCACACGAACGTGCTCAAACATAAAATTTTCCATGGGAAACCTGAACCTAGTAGCTCATAACTTACATGTGATGTGGATGTGGAGCGTCGACATTAtactaggaatggattggttagccGAGAACTACGCCACAAtccgttgtaaggagagacagatagCGCTACAATACCCTGGGACAGAACCCGTAATGTTTCATGGGATCTCCATGAGGAAACGAAAATCGATTATTTCTGCCCTGCAAGCAACAACCATGATGAGGAAAGGATGCCCTGCATACCTCGTCTTTTTGaacgaagaagagaaaaaggacAAGAAAATTGAGGACGTGGCAATAGTACGAGAATATCCTGATGTATTCCCAGAAAAGCTACCAGGCTTGCCACCAAACAGGCAATTGGAGTTCAgcatcgatctggaaccaggatcAGCTCCAATATCAAAGGCGCCTTACAGAATGGCACCAagggagttagaggaactcaaaaTGCAATTACAGGAACTACTAGACCTGGGcttcattcgacccagt ttaaggatgtgtatcgactatcgagagctgaacaaaataaccctcaagaacaagtatcctttaCCGAGAATCGACGACCTCTTCGATCAGCTGCAAGGAGCTGGAGTGTTctcgaagatggatttgagatcgGGTTATCACCAGTTGAGAGTTCGACAAGACGATATACCAAAGACTGCGTTCCGCACCagatatggccattatgaatttacggtaatgccttttgggcttaCCAATGCTCCAGctgtgttcatggacctaatgaaccgcgtgttccacccGTACCTGGACAAGTTCGTtctggtcttcatagatgatgtgctcatCTATTCGAAGAACAAAAAGGAACACGAAGAACATTTGAGAACCACCTTGGaaacgttaagagccgagaaactctatgctaagttcagcaagtgtgagttc
- the LOC121787918 gene encoding uncharacterized protein LOC121787918, protein MPPRRQAGRPRRYAQVPGNVPRRNQAGEAGAQPPPPPPPPPAVPERRVEETFLKQNPPVFNGLGNPAAAETWVRAIERIFDFLRCTDRERLSCVKFQLVESADFWWEARRKVMTREQLEHLTWEEFKNELYGKYIPKSYRKAKEVEFYSLKQGKMTVTEYDRLFCDMSRYAPELVDTDEKMAEKFCTGLRSEIRMALASHGGLSYVESLGRALDIEAAMPKERPTTHVTTAPPPPQQRSPREKRKWEGDRVPTDAKKPQFAPKPQQNRWYQTAPTPAAERGAQAPLCARCSKRHDGECKAGTGGCFHCGQKGHIARNCPSKATGTGGQRPQLRALQVEPRREKAMLPAPRPQRQLRPRLPPQARAFALQQKQARAEEGKREQGNLAGMGTLLNVPIALLFDTGASHSFISTSCVDTLNLPTDVMEHSMRVSSPVGGLIDITRTCSNIKFSMGNLNLVAHNLHVMWMWSVDIILGMDWLAENYATIRCKERQIALQYPGTEPVMFHGISMRKRKSIISALQATTMMRKGCPAYLVFLNEEEKKDKKIEDVAIVREYPDVFPEKLPGLPPNRQLEFSIDLEPGSAPISKAPYRMAPRELEELKMQLQELLDLGFIRPSLRMCIDYRELNKITLKNKYPLPRIDDLFDQLQGAGVFSKMDLRSGYHQLRVRQDDIPKTAFRTRYGHYEFTVMPFGLTNAPAVFMDLMNRVFHPYLDKFVLVFIDDVLIYSKNKKEHEEHLRTTLETLRAEKLYAKFSKCEF, encoded by the exons atgcctcccaGAAGACAGGCAGGCAGACCAAGAAGGTACGCGCAAGTACCAGGGAATGTACCCCGGAGAAATCAAGCTGGGGAAGCAGGTGCACAAccgccacctcctccaccaccgcctcctgCAGTGCCGGAGAGGCGAGTGGAAGAAACATTTCTCAAACAGAACCCACCTGTGTTCAATGGTCTGGGGAATCCTGCTGCAGCAGAGACCTGGGTGCGTGCGATCGAGCGCATCTTTGATTTTCTTCGGTGCACCGACAGAGAGCGACTCTCATGTGTGAAGTTTCAGCTGGTTGAGTCCGCCGACTTCTGGTGGGAAGCTAGGCGAAAGGTTATGACTCGCGAACAGTTGGAGCACCTGACCTGGGAGGAGTTTAAGAATGAGCTGTACGGCAAGTACATCCCCAAGAGCTACCGCAAGGCCAAAGAGGTGGAGTTTTACAGTTTGAAACAGGGAAAGATGACAGTGACCGAGTACGATAGGTTATTCTGTGACATGTCACGCTATGCGCCTGAACTAGTAGACACGGACGAGAAAATGGCCGAAAAGTTTTGTACTGGCCTGAGATCGGAAATAAGAATGGCTCTGGCCAGTCATGGAGGTCTGTCTTATGTCGAGTCATTGGGCCGGGCCCTGgacattgaggcagctatgcccaaagagaggCCGACGACACATGTCACCACTGCTCCACCGCCGCCACAGCAGCGGTCCCCTCGAGAAAAGAGGAAATGGGAAGGAGACCGAGTCCCGACTGATGCTAAGAAACCACAGTTTGCCCCTAAGCCACAGCAGAACCGTTGGTACCAAACTGCCCCGACTCCAGCTGCGGAGCGCGGAGCCCAGGCACCTCTATGTGCGAGATGCTCGAAGAGACATGACGGCGAGTGTAAGGCCGGGACTGGTGGATGTTTCCACTGCGGGCAGAAGGGACATATTGCCAGAAACTGCCCGAGCAAGGCGACTGGAACGGGAGGACAGCGTCCGCAACTACGGGCACTCCAGGTTGAACCAAGGAGAGAGAAGGCGATGCTCCCTGCACCACGTCCTCAGCGACAGCTACGCCCGAGACTTCCCCCACAGGCAAGAGCCTTCGCACTGCAGCAGAAGCAGGCCAGGGCCGAGGAAGGGAAACGGGAGCAAGgcaatttggcaggtatgggaactcTCCTCAACGTACCAATCGCCCTTTTGTTTGATACCGGTGCATCACACTCCTTTATATCAAcatcttgtgtggatactttgaacTTGCCTACGGACGTGATGGAACATAGTATGAGGGTGTCCTCACCCGTAGGAGGCCTGATAGATATCACACGAACGTGCTCAAACATAAAATTTTCCATGGGAAACCTGAACCTAGTAGCTCATAACTTACATGTGATGTGGATGTGGAGCGTCGACATTAtactaggaatggattggttagccGAGAACTACGCCACAAtccgttgtaaggagagacagatagCGCTACAATACCCTGGGACAGAACCCGTAATGTTTCATGGGATCTCCATGAGGAAACGAAAATCGATTATTTCTGCCCTGCAAGCAACAACCATGATGAGGAAAGGATGCCCTGCATACCTCGTCTTTTTGaacgaagaagagaaaaaggacAAGAAAATTGAGGACGTGGCAATAGTACGAGAATATCCTGATGTATTCCCAGAAAAGCTACCAGGCTTGCCACCAAACAGGCAATTGGAGTTCAgcatcgatctggaaccaggatcAGCTCCAATATCAAAGGCGCCTTACAGAATGGCACCAagggagttagaggaactcaaaaTGCAATTACAGGAACTACTAGACCTGGGcttcattcgacccagt ttaaggatgtgtatcgactatcgagagctgaacaaaataaccctcaagaacaagtatcctttaCCGAGAATCGACGACCTCTTCGATCAGCTGCAAGGAGCTGGAGTGTTctcgaagatggatttgagatcgGGTTATCACCAGTTGAGAGTTCGACAAGACGATATACCAAAGACTGCGTTCCGCACCagatatggccattatgaatttacggtaatgccttttgggcttaCCAATGCTCCAGctgtgttcatggacctaatgaaccgcgtgttccacccGTACCTGGACAAGTTCGTtctggtcttcatagatgatgtgctcatCTATTCGAAGAACAAAAAGGAACACGAAGAACATTTGAGAACCACCTTGGaaacgttaagagccgagaaactctatgctaagttcagcaagtgtgagttc